Below is a genomic region from Brucella sp. BE17.
AAGTAGAATTCAAATGGTCGATAGGTTTCACTGATACCGCGCTGGGCAGTAAGGACCAGTTCGGTGATTCCCAAAACTGAGAGGACGGCTGTGTCTTTGAGAAGGATGATGCTGTTGTTACCGACCTGCGGCAAAGCAGTCAGAATAGCTTGAGGAACAATGAAGTGACGTAAAGTTGAAATTTTACCAAACCCAAGTGTCCGCGCCGCTTCCGTCTGGCCCGGATCAACACCCTGTAGGGATGCGCGGAAAATATCCGCATTATACGCGGCATAGTGTATGCCAAGACCAATGACTCCGGTCCAGAATGCTGGGAGCAGGATGCCAATTTGTGAGAGGCCATAATAGAGCAGGTAGAGCTGCAAAAGCAGCGGAGTTCCCATGAACAGAAACACAACGCCCCGAACCGGCAAGCCGACAA
It encodes:
- a CDS encoding amino acid ABC transporter permease, with protein sequence MSLDFGVVPSYWGILFTGLMWTVLITVLAGTLSIVLGILVALVTLYAPKIVGLPVRGVVFLFMGTPLLLQLYLLYYGLSQIGILLPAFWTGVIGLGIHYAAYNADIFRASLQGVDPGQTEAARTLGFGKISTLRHFIVPQAILTALPQVGNNSIILLKDTAVLSVLGITELVLTAQRGISETYRPFEFYFAAAVLYYIVNLAMEFGLSRVAKKAEAIR